Proteins encoded in a region of the Triticum dicoccoides isolate Atlit2015 ecotype Zavitan chromosome 3A, WEW_v2.0, whole genome shotgun sequence genome:
- the LOC119267757 gene encoding ERI1 exoribonuclease 2-like, translating into MAAIMAARGQGLEQDFDFFVVVDFEATCVKDARIFPQEIIEFPAVLVDGATGRIESAFRRYVRPKHHPVLTQFCRELTGIRQEDVDGGVDLGDALWLHDAWLKAATAGAGNKRRVRLAVVTWGDWDCRTMLEFECRFKGIEKPSYFDQWINLRVPFQAAFGGGGRVNLQEAVRAAGLDWEGRLHCGLDDARNTARLLAELMRRGVKITITGSLAPPPPMQKQPARTSPCGGSPGLASAPPPIQQQPPRTDPFGGSFALVPAPIQQQLPQPYMISPCGGHSATCLCYCGLASRGGVMQGKCFSGCANWAPAMGTVCPYFAWSN; encoded by the coding sequence ATGGCAGCGATCATGGCGGCGCGCGGGCAGGGCCTGGAGCAAGATTTTGATTTCTTCGTGGTGGTCGACTTCGAGGCGACGTGCGTCAAAGACGCGCGGATCTTTCCCCAGGAAATCATCGAGTTCCCCGCCGTGCTCGTCGACGGCGCCACCGGCCGCATCGAGTCCGCGTTTCGCAGGTACGTTCGTCCAAAACATCACCCTGTGCTGACCCAGTTTTGCAGGGAACTCACCGGCATCCGGCAGGAGGACGTCGACGGCGGAGTGGATCTCGGCGACGCGCTCTGGCTGCACGACGCTTGGTTgaaggcggcgacggcgggggcagGGAACAAGAGACGCGTCCGCTTGGCCGTCGTGACCTGGGGTGACTGGGACTGCCGCACCATGCTCGAGTTCGAGTGCCGCTTCAAGGGCATCGAGAAGCCCTCCTACTTCGATCAGTGGATCAATCTGAGAGTCCCTTTCCAGGCGGCGTTCGGCGGCGGAGGGCGGGTCAACCTGCAGGAAGCGGTCCGGGCGGCGGGGCTGGACTGGGAGGGCCGCCTGCACTGCGGGCTGGACGACGCGCGCAACACCGCGCGGCTGCTTGCTGAGCTCATGCGGCGCGGGGTGAAGATCACCATCACCGGCtcgctggcgccgccgccgccgatgcagAAGCAGCCTGCTCGCACAAGCCCTTGCGGTGGCTCACCGGGGCTGGCGTCGGCGCCGCCGCCGATCCAGCAGCAGCCGCCTCGCACAGACCCTTTCGGTGGCTCGTTTGCGCTGGTGCCGGCGCCGATCCAGCAGCAGCTGCCGCAGCCTTACATGATCAGCCCCTGCGGTGGCCACTCTGCGACGTGCTTGTGCTACTGCGGGCTGGCGAGCAGAGGAGGCGTGATGCAGGGCAAGTGCTTCTCGGGATGCGCTAACTGGGCGCCGGCCATGGGAACCGTCTGCCCCTACTTCGCGTGGAGCAACTGA